In a genomic window of Coprococcus eutactus:
- the hisH gene encoding imidazole glycerol phosphate synthase subunit HisH produces MISILDYDAGNIKSVEKAVQYLGEEAVITRDRDVIMASDKVILPGVGSFGDAMGKIREYGLENVIYDVVDADKPFLGICLGLQLLFKTSEESPEATGLGILDGEILRIPDAPGLKIPQIGWNNLEVNPKARLFKGLPENPYVYFVHSYYLKAKNPDDVAASTFYSTQIHASVERGNVFACQFHPEKSSEVGLKILKNFIDLEV; encoded by the coding sequence ATGATTTCAATTTTGGATTACGATGCAGGTAACATAAAGAGTGTTGAGAAGGCAGTCCAGTATCTGGGTGAAGAGGCTGTCATCACAAGAGACAGAGATGTGATCATGGCGAGCGACAAGGTGATACTTCCGGGAGTTGGAAGCTTTGGAGATGCCATGGGTAAGATCAGGGAGTATGGACTTGAGAACGTTATCTATGATGTTGTGGATGCAGACAAGCCATTTCTTGGAATATGCCTTGGACTTCAGCTTCTGTTCAAGACCAGCGAGGAGTCGCCGGAGGCCACAGGACTTGGAATTTTAGACGGCGAGATTCTTCGTATACCGGATGCACCGGGGCTCAAGATACCACAGATAGGATGGAACAATCTTGAGGTAAATCCGAAGGCAAGACTTTTCAAGGGGCTTCCTGAGAACCCATATGTATACTTTGTTCATTCATATTATCTGAAGGCGAAGAATCCAGATGATGTGGCAGCATCTACATTCTATTCAACTCAGATTCATGCCTCTGTGGAGCGCGGCAATGTATTTGCATGTCAGTTCCATCCTGAAAAGAGCTCAGAGGTTGGACTTAAGATACTGAAGAATTTTATCGACCTGGAGGTGTAG
- the hisF gene encoding imidazole glycerol phosphate synthase subunit HisF — translation MHTKRIIPCLDVKNGRVVKGVNFVNLIDAGDPVAVGAAYDKAGADELVFLDITASSDQRNIVVDMVRRVAETIFIPFTVGGGIRTVDDFKAILREGADKISVNSAAIDNPTLIADAADKFGSQCVVLAIDAKRRDDGSGWNIYKHGGRIDCGIDAVEWAMKAAELGAGEILLTSMDCDGTKAGYDIELTRTIADNVNIPVIASGGAGTKDHFYDALTEGGADAALAASLFHYKELEIGDLKRYLQDKGIPMRL, via the coding sequence ATGCATACAAAGAGAATAATACCATGTCTTGATGTCAAGAACGGAAGAGTTGTAAAGGGTGTGAATTTCGTAAATCTTATAGATGCCGGAGATCCGGTTGCAGTTGGTGCAGCCTATGACAAAGCGGGAGCTGATGAACTTGTATTCCTTGATATAACAGCTTCCTCAGATCAGAGAAATATTGTGGTTGATATGGTAAGACGTGTTGCTGAGACAATATTCATCCCATTTACAGTTGGCGGCGGAATCAGAACAGTTGATGATTTCAAGGCGATACTCAGAGAGGGTGCGGACAAGATATCCGTGAACTCGGCAGCTATAGACAATCCTACACTCATAGCAGATGCAGCGGATAAGTTTGGAAGTCAGTGCGTTGTGCTTGCCATCGATGCAAAGAGGCGCGATGACGGTTCCGGTTGGAATATATACAAGCATGGCGGACGTATCGACTGCGGAATAGATGCTGTTGAGTGGGCTATGAAAGCTGCAGAGCTTGGAGCTGGAGAGATATTGCTTACCAGCATGGACTGCGATGGAACAAAGGCTGGATACGACATAGAGCTTACCAGAACTATAGCAGACAACGTGAACATCCCGGTCATAGCTTCAGGCGGCGCGGGAACAAAGGATCATTTCTATGATGCCCTGACAGAGGGCGGTGCGGACGCAGCACTTGCGGCATCTCTGTTCCATTATAAAGAGCTTGAGATAGGAGATCTAAAGAGATACCTTCAGGACAAGGGAATACCTATGAGACTGTAG
- a CDS encoding RNA polymerase sigma factor encodes MKQQQLLELYDTYSNNVFRLAMSFLGNTADSEDIVQNVYTKLIEKSPHISKGKEKSYLLTMTANMCRNHLKSAANRLSSSYEELSSDSIVSGFNIEEQSMYEALGKLPDSYRTVLYLHYYEGYTFGEIAKILHLSPSAVSMRVSRGRKELKEILKEE; translated from the coding sequence TTGAAACAGCAGCAGCTGCTGGAGTTATATGATACATACTCGAACAACGTATTCCGTCTCGCTATGAGCTTTTTAGGCAACACAGCGGACTCTGAGGACATTGTTCAGAATGTATATACTAAACTTATAGAAAAAAGCCCACATATATCAAAGGGCAAAGAAAAATCATATCTGCTCACGATGACGGCAAATATGTGCAGGAATCATCTAAAATCCGCAGCGAACCGTCTAAGCAGCAGCTACGAGGAACTGAGCAGCGACTCTATCGTCAGCGGATTCAATATCGAAGAGCAATCCATGTACGAGGCTCTGGGGAAACTCCCTGACTCATACCGCACTGTTCTTTATCTGCACTACTATGAGGGATATACATTTGGAGAAATTGCAAAGATACTTCACCTGTCACCATCTGCAGTTTCAATGAGAGTATCCCGGGGACGAAAAGAATTAAAAGAAATATTGAAGGAGGAATAA
- a CDS encoding DUF1848 domain-containing protein gives MIVSASRRTDIPTFYSEWFYNRIKEGFLYVRNPMNAHQISRIDLSPDVVDCIVFWTKNPIPMLPRLDELAAYKYYFQFTLTGYGRDMEANLPDKKEKLIPAFKQLAEKIGKKRIIWRYDPIVFTKKYSPEYHIKAFTQIAEALDGCTEKCVISFVDIYAKNKKNMEAVDRYEMSHDELETFAKTIADIARSHGMVVATCAEIIDLEKCGIEHNCCIDKKLIEEIIGCDIKVSKDKVQRPECGCMESVEIGSYNTCLNGCRYCYANYSEAAVKANCACYDPKSPLLCGTVGELDKITERKMKSLKETQMSLRFDDVD, from the coding sequence ATGATAGTAAGTGCGAGCAGGAGAACTGATATTCCAACATTTTACTCGGAGTGGTTCTACAACAGAATAAAGGAGGGATTCCTGTATGTCAGGAATCCCATGAACGCTCATCAGATAAGCAGGATTGATCTCTCGCCGGATGTGGTGGACTGCATAGTGTTCTGGACAAAGAATCCGATACCGATGCTTCCAAGACTTGATGAACTGGCTGCGTACAAGTATTATTTCCAGTTCACGCTGACCGGATACGGAAGGGATATGGAGGCAAATCTGCCTGATAAGAAAGAAAAGCTGATTCCGGCATTTAAGCAGCTTGCAGAAAAGATAGGGAAAAAGCGCATTATCTGGAGATATGATCCGATAGTGTTCACGAAGAAATACTCTCCGGAGTACCACATAAAGGCATTTACACAGATCGCTGAGGCACTTGACGGATGTACTGAGAAGTGTGTCATAAGCTTTGTCGACATATATGCCAAGAACAAGAAGAATATGGAGGCAGTGGACAGATATGAGATGAGTCATGACGAGCTTGAGACATTTGCAAAGACCATCGCCGACATAGCAAGGAGCCACGGTATGGTGGTTGCGACATGTGCGGAGATAATAGACCTTGAAAAATGCGGAATTGAGCATAACTGCTGCATAGATAAGAAGCTCATCGAGGAGATCATAGGCTGTGATATAAAGGTGTCAAAGGATAAGGTGCAGCGTCCGGAGTGTGGATGTATGGAGAGCGTGGAGATAGGCTCATATAACACCTGTTTAAACGGCTGCAGATACTGTTATGCCAACTATTCTGAGGCTGCGGTGAAAGCAAATTGTGCATGCTACGATCCTAAGTCACCTCTCCTGTGCGGAACTGTTGGCGAGTTAGACAAGATCACAGAGCGCAAAATGAAATCACTTAAGGAGACACAGATGAGCTTAAGGTTTGATGACGTAGATTAA
- a CDS encoding AAA family ATPase: MKIDNMRELYEELLRATSNGYRNRSIANPAVDFTKKAKAGDFDEMSDEEYYQALDKVNELNDVWQHLPSGQIGELLFTALENLTLRDSDVEDMAATLLCAYERSSKDHIPCDAKAADRNARTAGYAASKEIDRDNPSKTKTQSDKRSTDAKGILSSPAKIYEYLDRRVYGQKEAKRAAAMLLWNHVNGRRQNVLFAGPTGCGKTEIFRQLAKLYPNIVIHNATSLTGTGWKGNTKVRNLFDGVPQDKMGHLIIVLDEADKMFEDADDRHYSYIVQNELLKVLEGDMVHFDGNPSNSEPALDIDTSNVSFVFLGSFDSMVRAKEVAVNKSRAIGFGAVSSDESFDGYRSTFTQEDLVQYANVRCEIAGRIGNIVQLREMTEDDFYAILNDKRISPVRKLSDYYGVKLKMSETAKHKLAKEAAENGMGVRFIHSQIQRRLDYELFENCDRKEYVIA, from the coding sequence ATGAAGATCGACAATATGAGAGAACTTTACGAGGAATTACTTAGAGCAACATCAAATGGATACAGAAACAGAAGCATTGCAAATCCGGCAGTAGATTTCACAAAGAAAGCAAAGGCTGGGGATTTTGATGAGATGTCCGACGAAGAGTATTACCAGGCGCTTGATAAAGTAAATGAATTAAATGATGTATGGCAGCATCTGCCAAGCGGTCAGATTGGTGAACTGCTTTTTACTGCACTTGAGAATCTTACACTTAGAGACAGTGACGTGGAGGACATGGCAGCGACATTGCTTTGTGCTTATGAGCGTTCAAGTAAAGATCATATCCCTTGTGATGCAAAAGCGGCGGATAGAAATGCAAGAACTGCCGGATATGCTGCTTCCAAGGAGATAGACAGAGATAATCCATCCAAAACAAAGACACAGTCTGATAAAAGAAGCACTGATGCAAAAGGAATATTGAGCTCGCCGGCGAAGATATATGAATATCTTGACCGCAGAGTATATGGCCAGAAGGAGGCAAAGCGCGCCGCTGCCATGCTCCTCTGGAACCATGTGAATGGCAGGAGGCAGAATGTACTCTTTGCAGGCCCTACCGGCTGTGGCAAGACAGAGATATTCAGGCAGCTCGCAAAGCTATATCCGAACATAGTGATCCACAATGCCACCTCTCTGACGGGCACGGGCTGGAAGGGCAATACAAAGGTCAGAAATCTGTTCGATGGGGTGCCTCAGGATAAAATGGGCCACCTTATCATTGTCCTTGATGAGGCTGACAAGATGTTCGAGGATGCGGACGACAGGCATTACAGTTACATAGTCCAGAATGAACTGCTGAAGGTCCTGGAGGGGGACATGGTTCATTTTGATGGCAATCCGTCGAACAGTGAACCAGCTCTTGATATAGATACATCAAATGTAAGTTTTGTGTTCCTGGGTTCCTTCGATTCCATGGTCAGAGCGAAGGAGGTGGCTGTGAATAAGAGCAGGGCTATAGGTTTTGGTGCAGTATCGTCTGACGAGTCATTTGACGGATACAGGAGTACATTCACTCAGGAAGATCTTGTACAGTATGCAAATGTGAGATGTGAAATAGCGGGGCGCATAGGGAATATAGTTCAGCTCAGGGAGATGACTGAGGATGACTTCTACGCCATATTAAATGACAAAAGAATAAGTCCTGTCAGAAAGCTTTCTGATTACTATGGCGTTAAGCTTAAGATGTCAGAGACAGCAAAACATAAGCTGGCAAAGGAAGCTGCGGAGAATGGGATGGGAGTTCGATTTATTCATTCACAGATACAGAGAAGACTTGATTATGAGCTTTTCGAGAATTGTGACAGAAAGGAATATGTCATAGCCTGA
- a CDS encoding 2-hydroxyacyl-CoA dehydratase, with amino-acid sequence MYTLGIDIGSTTVKVAVLDKDNKILFSDYKRHFANIKETLKDLVQEAKDALGENEVNPCITGSGGLALAQLIGVPFTQEVVCVSEALQDYAPQTDVAIELGGEDAKIIYFTNGIEQRMNGVCAGGTGSFIDQMATLLQTDASGLNDYAKDYDTIYPIAARCGVFAKTDIQPLINEGATKPNLAASIFQAVVNQTISGLACGKPIKGNVAFLGGPLHFLPELKNAFIRTLNLTGDAIIDPGHSHLFAAVGAAMNSKPEVSMTLSELIHALSQELNLSSGVERLAPLFESDEDYEKFKAEHNKYAVKRGDLATYKGNCFIGVDAGSTTTKVALVGADGELLYDFYSSNNGSPLNTTIRAIKDIYSKLPEGAVIAGSCSTGYGEALIKQALSLDFGEVETIAHYTAAAFFDPEVDCILDIGGQDMKCIKIKNGVVDNVMLNEACSSGCGSFIETFAKSLNYDIADFAHIAITARTPIDLGSRCTVFMNSKVKQAQKEGASVADISAGLAYSVIKNALLKVIKLTDPKDLGKNIVVQGGTFYNDAVLKSFEVISGRTAIRPDISGIMGAFGAALIARNKYKEGFVTTMLPIEEIRKLTYESSMTRCKGCTNNCLLTINKFSNGKRFITGNRCEKGVGLKKNADNIPNLFEYKLGRIFGYESLKPEEAKRGVIGVPRVLNMYENYPFWHTFLTKLGFSVVLSPKSSRDIYSLGIESIPSESECYPAKISHGHVMWLLKNGIKSIFYPCVPYEMNETPEANNHYNCPIVASYAENIKNNMEELKADDITFIRPFVALDNEEALVKRMYREMSKYYDVTMDEIGSAIHAAYAEAEKVKEDVRAKGEETLRYIDEHDMLGIVLAGRPYHLDPEINHGLPELINSYKIAVFTEDSVAHLGKVERPLIVSDQWMYHSRLYKAANYVKTCDNLELIQLNSFGCGLDAVTTDCVNDILTKSGKIYTVLKIDEVSNLGAARIRIRSLISAVNSRHEQHYKTCPSSSAINRIEFTKEMKKDYTVLAPQMSPIHFDLLAPAFKCMGINIEILPDATKETIDVGLKYVNNDACYPSLIVVGQMMSAITSGKYDVNKLAVIMSQTGGGCRATNYVGFIRRALSKAGYGQIPVIALSAQGFEKNSGFKISYKVVKRAMQALIYGDVFMRCLYRTRPYEKEKGSANALHEKWKKVCLESLTKTGSNAVFKKNIQGIVHDFDTLPLLDIKKPRVGIVGEILVKFLPSANNHLVDLLEAEGAEAVMPDLLDFFMYCFYNNNYNYEFLGKTKKGAIVSNTVIKVLESFRKPARDALEKSKRFEAPAHIEKLAAYARPIVSIGNQNGEGWFLTGEMIELIKSGAPNIVCAQPFACLPNHIVGKGVIKHLREAYPEANIVAVDYDPGASEVNQVNRIKLMLAAANKNMKK; translated from the coding sequence ATGTACACATTAGGAATTGATATTGGATCAACAACAGTTAAGGTTGCTGTCCTCGATAAGGACAACAAGATACTTTTCTCCGATTACAAAAGACATTTTGCAAATATCAAAGAAACACTTAAGGATCTTGTACAAGAAGCAAAGGATGCCCTCGGCGAGAACGAGGTCAATCCATGTATCACCGGTTCTGGTGGACTGGCACTCGCCCAGCTCATCGGTGTGCCATTTACCCAGGAGGTAGTCTGTGTATCAGAGGCACTGCAGGACTATGCACCACAGACCGACGTGGCAATAGAGCTCGGCGGTGAGGATGCCAAGATCATATATTTTACAAACGGAATCGAACAGCGTATGAACGGCGTATGTGCCGGAGGTACCGGTTCTTTTATCGACCAGATGGCTACTCTTCTTCAGACTGACGCATCAGGTCTTAACGACTATGCAAAGGACTATGATACCATCTATCCTATCGCTGCAAGATGTGGTGTATTTGCCAAGACAGATATACAGCCACTCATCAACGAAGGAGCTACAAAGCCAAACCTGGCCGCATCCATATTCCAGGCCGTTGTCAATCAGACTATATCAGGTCTTGCATGTGGTAAACCAATCAAGGGAAATGTTGCATTTCTTGGTGGTCCTCTCCATTTCCTTCCGGAACTGAAGAATGCATTTATCCGAACACTCAATCTTACAGGTGACGCCATCATAGATCCAGGACACTCACATCTGTTCGCCGCAGTAGGTGCTGCCATGAACTCCAAACCTGAGGTGTCCATGACGCTCTCAGAGCTCATCCACGCTCTCTCCCAGGAACTCAATCTCTCCTCTGGTGTGGAGAGACTTGCACCTCTTTTTGAGAGTGATGAGGATTACGAAAAATTCAAGGCAGAACACAACAAATACGCTGTAAAGCGCGGTGATCTCGCTACATATAAAGGAAACTGTTTCATCGGTGTCGACGCAGGTTCAACCACAACCAAGGTTGCCCTCGTCGGAGCTGACGGCGAACTTCTCTACGACTTCTACAGCAGCAACAACGGAAGTCCGCTGAACACTACTATCAGAGCTATAAAGGATATATACAGTAAGCTTCCTGAAGGTGCAGTGATCGCAGGATCATGCTCCACAGGCTACGGTGAGGCTCTTATCAAGCAGGCTCTCTCACTAGATTTCGGTGAGGTTGAGACCATAGCCCACTATACAGCCGCTGCATTCTTTGACCCTGAGGTAGATTGTATACTTGATATCGGCGGTCAGGATATGAAGTGTATCAAGATCAAGAACGGCGTAGTAGATAACGTTATGCTGAACGAGGCATGCTCATCTGGATGTGGATCATTCATAGAGACATTTGCAAAGTCACTGAACTACGATATCGCAGATTTCGCGCACATCGCCATAACAGCGAGAACACCTATAGATCTCGGTTCAAGATGTACAGTCTTCATGAACTCAAAGGTTAAGCAGGCCCAGAAGGAGGGCGCATCCGTGGCTGATATATCCGCCGGACTCGCCTACTCCGTCATCAAAAATGCCCTGCTCAAGGTTATAAAGCTCACGGATCCAAAGGATCTCGGAAAAAACATCGTGGTACAGGGTGGTACCTTCTACAACGATGCGGTTTTAAAGAGTTTTGAAGTCATATCAGGAAGAACAGCGATAAGACCTGACATCTCAGGTATCATGGGTGCTTTTGGTGCTGCCCTCATAGCAAGAAACAAATACAAAGAGGGATTTGTCACGACCATGCTCCCTATCGAGGAGATAAGAAAGCTCACATACGAGAGCTCCATGACAAGATGTAAAGGATGTACGAACAACTGTCTCCTCACCATAAACAAATTCTCAAACGGCAAGAGGTTCATCACCGGAAACAGATGTGAGAAGGGTGTAGGTCTGAAGAAGAACGCAGACAACATCCCTAACCTCTTTGAATATAAGCTTGGAAGAATATTTGGCTATGAATCACTTAAGCCTGAGGAGGCAAAGCGCGGTGTGATAGGTGTTCCACGTGTACTCAACATGTACGAAAACTATCCTTTCTGGCACACATTCCTCACAAAGCTTGGATTCTCAGTTGTACTCTCTCCTAAGTCATCAAGAGATATATACAGCCTTGGTATCGAGTCCATACCTAGTGAGTCAGAGTGTTACCCTGCCAAGATCTCACATGGGCATGTCATGTGGCTGCTGAAGAACGGAATCAAATCCATCTTCTACCCATGTGTACCGTATGAGATGAACGAGACTCCTGAGGCAAACAATCACTACAACTGCCCTATCGTTGCTTCTTATGCAGAGAACATTAAGAACAACATGGAGGAACTCAAGGCTGATGACATAACATTCATCAGACCTTTTGTGGCACTGGACAATGAGGAAGCTCTCGTAAAGCGAATGTATCGTGAGATGTCCAAGTACTATGATGTGACAATGGACGAGATTGGAAGTGCCATACATGCTGCGTACGCAGAGGCAGAGAAGGTCAAGGAAGATGTACGTGCAAAAGGTGAAGAAACCCTCAGATACATTGATGAACATGACATGCTCGGTATCGTTCTGGCAGGTCGTCCATACCACCTTGATCCTGAGATCAACCACGGTCTACCAGAACTCATCAACTCATACAAGATCGCTGTCTTTACCGAGGATTCAGTCGCACACCTTGGAAAGGTTGAGAGACCTCTTATCGTCTCCGACCAGTGGATGTACCACTCAAGATTATACAAGGCAGCTAACTATGTAAAAACCTGTGACAATTTGGAGCTCATACAGCTCAACTCATTCGGCTGTGGTCTGGACGCTGTAACAACTGACTGTGTCAACGATATACTTACCAAGTCAGGCAAGATATACACTGTCCTCAAGATCGATGAGGTCAGCAACTTGGGTGCAGCAAGGATCAGAATCAGATCCCTCATAAGCGCGGTCAACTCAAGACATGAACAGCACTACAAGACATGTCCGTCAAGCAGTGCCATCAACAGAATAGAATTTACCAAGGAGATGAAGAAGGACTATACAGTTCTTGCACCTCAGATGTCTCCTATCCATTTCGATCTTCTTGCACCTGCATTCAAGTGCATGGGAATCAACATTGAGATCCTGCCGGATGCAACCAAGGAGACGATAGATGTTGGTCTGAAATATGTAAACAACGACGCATGTTATCCATCTCTGATCGTTGTCGGACAGATGATGAGCGCCATCACTTCAGGAAAGTACGATGTGAACAAGCTGGCTGTCATCATGAGCCAGACAGGAGGCGGATGCCGTGCAACAAACTATGTAGGATTTATCAGACGTGCCCTCTCCAAGGCAGGCTACGGTCAGATACCTGTAATAGCACTGTCAGCCCAGGGCTTTGAGAAGAACTCAGGTTTCAAGATAAGCTACAAGGTCGTAAAGCGTGCAATGCAGGCTCTGATATACGGTGATGTATTCATGAGATGTCTGTACAGGACAAGACCTTACGAGAAGGAAAAGGGTTCGGCAAATGCACTCCATGAGAAATGGAAGAAGGTTTGTCTGGAGAGCCTTACAAAGACCGGAAGCAACGCAGTATTCAAGAAGAATATACAGGGAATCGTCCACGACTTCGATACTCTTCCACTCCTTGATATCAAGAAGCCTAGAGTCGGAATTGTTGGAGAGATACTTGTAAAGTTCCTGCCATCAGCCAACAACCACTTAGTTGACCTGCTGGAAGCAGAGGGAGCAGAGGCTGTTATGCCAGATCTCCTGGACTTCTTCATGTACTGCTTCTACAACAACAATTACAACTATGAGTTCCTTGGCAAGACCAAGAAGGGAGCCATAGTCAGCAACACTGTTATAAAGGTTCTGGAATCCTTCAGAAAACCTGCAAGGGATGCTCTTGAAAAGAGTAAGCGATTCGAGGCTCCTGCCCATATCGAAAAGCTTGCTGCCTATGCAAGACCAATCGTATCCATAGGAAACCAGAACGGTGAGGGATGGTTCCTTACAGGTGAGATGATAGAGCTCATAAAGAGCGGTGCTCCGAACATCGTGTGCGCACAGCCATTTGCATGTCTTCCAAACCACATCGTGGGCAAGGGTGTTATCAAGCATCTGCGTGAGGCATATCCTGAGGCAAACATCGTGGCTGTCGACTATGATCCTGGTGCATCTGAGGTCAATCAGGTAAACAGAATCAAGCTCATGCTTGCAGCGGCAAATAAGAATATGAAGAAATAA
- a CDS encoding LysM peptidoglycan-binding domain-containing protein → MNFDTCNGVIHVVKKGDTLYKLSKIYKVKLSEIISANPYINVYNMQPGDEVCIPVIEEEDFLIYSVKEGDTFEDVLKNTGVSPNDLFKFNPDLYKTMLAESMEIRYIDLQK, encoded by the coding sequence ATGAATTTTGATACATGTAATGGCGTCATCCATGTGGTAAAGAAGGGCGACACACTGTATAAGCTGTCAAAGATATATAAGGTAAAGCTGAGTGAAATCATCTCCGCAAATCCATATATCAATGTATACAATATGCAGCCCGGGGACGAGGTGTGCATTCCGGTTATTGAGGAGGAAGACTTCCTTATATATTCAGTCAAAGAGGGAGACACATTTGAGGATGTATTGAAGAATACGGGAGTTTCGCCAAATGACCTGTTCAAGTTCAATCCTGATCTGTATAAGACTATGCTCGCAGAATCGATGGAGATAAGATATATAGACCTTCAGAAATAA
- a CDS encoding DUF2953 domain-containing protein: MHIVLLILKILLIIVLSIIGLVLLLALLVLFAPVRYKMYVRKQDDIWAKLTARWLGFVLCFKLVYDQGEGLNYRLRLFGGTLFGSEKKEPRRGKKSARPADDYDDNSIEAGNLDTDIDNTDIDNTANNIEDIENTTEGDLEFERNFPSADSEDREFLLEDKEFEKKTEGIFGKIGRKIDSLCKHIADKYKNISEKVSGLKKKKDGYTKLVNNVRTKEAFRVAKVQLIALLKHLKPSVLKGQITYGTGDPASTGQNLGYMSVLFPLYYDHIDITPDFENEILEGDFMMKGRIIVWSVGWCVLKVIWNKNVKITISRFKKISGGN; the protein is encoded by the coding sequence ATGCATATAGTCTTACTGATATTAAAAATATTACTAATAATAGTGTTGTCGATTATAGGGCTGGTGCTTCTGCTTGCACTGCTTGTTCTGTTTGCCCCTGTCAGATATAAAATGTATGTCAGAAAGCAGGATGATATATGGGCGAAGCTGACGGCTAGATGGCTTGGGTTTGTGCTGTGCTTCAAACTGGTGTATGATCAGGGGGAAGGACTGAATTACAGGCTGAGACTGTTTGGCGGTACGCTGTTTGGCTCAGAAAAAAAAGAGCCGCGAAGAGGGAAAAAGAGTGCCAGACCTGCTGATGATTACGATGACAATAGTATAGAAGCGGGAAATTTGGATACAGATATTGATAATACAGATATTGATAATACAGCCAACAATATAGAAGATATAGAAAATACAACTGAAGGAGATTTAGAATTTGAGAGGAATTTCCCATCGGCGGACAGTGAGGACAGGGAGTTTCTTCTTGAAGACAAAGAGTTTGAGAAGAAAACAGAAGGTATATTTGGAAAGATAGGCAGAAAGATAGATTCTTTGTGCAAGCATATAGCAGACAAATATAAAAATATATCTGAGAAAGTATCAGGTCTTAAAAAGAAAAAAGATGGCTATACTAAACTTGTGAACAATGTGAGAACAAAGGAGGCTTTCAGAGTCGCCAAAGTCCAGCTTATAGCATTGTTAAAGCATCTTAAGCCGTCTGTGCTCAAGGGACAGATAACCTATGGAACCGGAGATCCGGCATCCACGGGACAGAATCTCGGATACATGAGTGTTCTGTTTCCACTGTATTACGATCACATTGACATAACACCGGATTTTGAGAATGAGATACTTGAAGGAGATTTCATGATGAAGGGTCGGATAATAGTGTGGTCGGTTGGGTGGTGTGTGCTCAAAGTTATATGGAATAAGAATGTAAAGATAACAATATCACGCTTTAAGAAGATATCGGGAGGAAATTGA
- a CDS encoding GerW family sporulation protein: MANNNIEGTLSTLFNGMDGFISSKSVVGEPVYVGDTIIIPLVDVNFGMAAGAFNKQDSNKAAGGIGAKMSPSAVLVIANGSTRLVNLKNQDAVTKIIDMAPEVIDKVVGLFRKDKTDEENAVDQAIDEMAQSEDKVVQ; the protein is encoded by the coding sequence ATGGCAAATAACAATATTGAAGGAACGCTTAGTACACTTTTTAACGGCATGGATGGTTTTATTTCATCAAAGTCAGTGGTTGGGGAGCCTGTATACGTGGGTGACACGATCATAATTCCTCTTGTAGATGTGAATTTCGGCATGGCAGCCGGTGCGTTCAACAAGCAGGACAGCAACAAAGCAGCTGGAGGTATAGGTGCAAAGATGAGCCCATCAGCGGTGCTTGTCATAGCAAATGGCAGTACAAGGCTTGTCAACCTTAAGAATCAGGATGCTGTGACCAAGATAATCGATATGGCCCCGGAGGTTATTGACAAGGTTGTAGGGCTTTTCAGGAAAGACAAAACAGACGAGGAGAATGCAGTGGATCAGGCTATAGATGAGATGGCACAGTCGGAGGATAAAGTAGTACAGTAA
- the rpmB gene encoding 50S ribosomal protein L28 translates to MAKCSICDKGAHFGIKVSHSHRRANKMWKSNVKAVKAVVDGTPKKIYVCTSCLRSGKVERA, encoded by the coding sequence ATGGCAAAATGTTCAATTTGTGATAAAGGTGCTCATTTCGGTATCAAAGTGAGCCACTCTCATAGAAGAGCAAACAAGATGTGGAAGTCAAATGTTAAAGCTGTTAAGGCTGTAGTTGATGGAACACCTAAAAAGATTTATGTTTGCACATCTTGCTTAAGATCTGGTAAGGTCGAGCGTGCATAA
- a CDS encoding Asp23/Gls24 family envelope stress response protein produces MKEYINGDNGKVSIDESVVAQVAGLTALDCFGIVGMGIVSVKDGIVKQLRRDNVSRGVNVRFDENGDIVIELHIVVAYGVSIKAVTDNLMQSVKYKVEDFTSFKVSQINVFVEDVKVMD; encoded by the coding sequence ATGAAAGAGTATATAAATGGAGATAACGGAAAGGTAAGCATAGATGAGAGTGTTGTGGCTCAGGTAGCAGGACTGACAGCCCTTGACTGTTTTGGAATTGTAGGAATGGGAATCGTCAGTGTCAAGGATGGAATAGTAAAACAGCTTCGAAGAGACAATGTGTCGAGAGGCGTGAATGTAAGATTTGATGAGAATGGCGACATTGTGATAGAACTTCATATAGTTGTGGCTTATGGCGTGAGTATAAAGGCTGTCACGGACAACCTGATGCAGTCAGTGAAGTATAAGGTAGAAGATTTCACTTCATTCAAGGTAAGTCAGATCAATGTGTTTGTCGAAGATGTAAAAGTAATGGATTAA